Part of the Bacillus andreraoultii genome is shown below.
TGTAGCTAGTAATTCAACTAGAGTGAGCCCGTCGCTTGATTTTAGTCTATTCTTAATTCTCATCATTTACATACCCTTCAACTTTTGATGAAATAACTGGTTTAGAATTTAGTAAGCTTACTTCGACGACAATATTTAGGAGTCTCATATTCTTTTCATCGATTGATTGAGTTCTTTTAAAATTCACTTTATATTTTTGGTTATTAATAATTCGTTCTCTTGTATAAACACCATTACTATCCGCTTTAAGCTGACTAATAATGTCTTTTGACTCGTCTGAATTCACCTTCAACCTTTCCAATTCTGCCTTGGCTAAATGGATAGCCACAATTTTACTATCATTTGAAACCGCTGTCTTATTTGTGAAGAGAAATAGATTAGCAAAGGTTAGAATCATAATAGAGAGAATGGCTAAAGAAACAACCACTTCCATTAAGGAAATTCCTTTTTCATTCATTATTTTTTTCATTGTCATGCCCCAATTCTTTGGTTAATTCATTGTGATTAATAGTAAAATAGAATCATTAAGAAATAACTATTTTTTATTTAGAAAATATTTGCTAATTCAATCTACTAATAATACAATTAGGGTGAATATAGTAAGAATTGACTAAATATGTCAAAAATCGTTAATTCTACTATTTCTTTCATAGAGAGGTTACATTAAAATAATGATAAAATATCTATACTTATCTTACTAAAAATAGTACAATATGACTATATAAATTACATAAAAATAAAAATTTTTACAAAAACTGGGAAGGTGGTTTGCGATGACAATGAAGAAAAAACCTTTTTATAGTATTTTAGTCGGATTACTCGTTCTTATAATTGCCATATATGTCTTAAGTTCTACTCATATTGTTCATGCGGCTACTAGTTTCCCGGAAAATTCTAGTATTGGTGGAGTGCCTATTGGTGGCTTGACAGAGGAAGAAGCAACCGCTCTCCTTATTTCCAAAATTGACAAATGGAAGGGGAAAGGTGATGTTATCGTTTATACCGAGGATCAATCTATCACGATTCCTTATGAAAATATAAAAATCAACATACAAGACTCCATTTATACAATGAAAACTCGAACGAAAAAACCATGGTATAAAGTGTTTTCAAAAGCAAATCCACAACAATTACCACTAAAAGTAACAGTAGATTTAACGAAAAAGCAGATAAAAGAACTAGAAAAAACGACAGATGTAAAGGCAACAATACAATTAATAGAAAATACCATTTCTTATCTTGGTGAACACGAGATAACTGCGGTTCCAATAGCTGAAGAGGATAAACCAGTAGTTGTCGCAAAAGATACTTGG
Proteins encoded:
- a CDS encoding type IV pilus modification PilV family protein, whose protein sequence is MKKIMNEKGISLMEVVVSLAILSIMILTFANLFLFTNKTAVSNDSKIVAIHLAKAELERLKVNSDESKDIISQLKADSNGVYTRERIINNQKYKVNFKRTQSIDEKNMRLLNIVVEVSLLNSKPVISSKVEGYVNDEN